In Haloarchaeobius amylolyticus, the genomic window CAGCGAAAGAACTGGAATTCGATGATGAAGACTCGGATGACGAGGAGTCGCGTGCGAAATGACAGGTGACGGGATTCCACCGAATCCGAGCGTCCTGAACACGACTGTCCTCTCGAATTTTGCGTATCTCGACCAGCTGTGGGTGGTTGCAGGACTCTCTGGAATCTGCGCAGTTCCAGTTGTCCGCGAGGAACTCGAAAATGGCGTTGCTGCTCATCCATATCTTCAGTCAGCGCTCGATACACTCGACGACGAAATCCCAGTCGCGACGATTTCGGATACGGTCGCAAACAGGGAGGCGGTTGTTAGTGGCCATCTCGACCCTGGTGAAGCACAGGCGTTCGCTCTCGCGGACGCACACGACGGCCGGTTGCTGACTGACGACGGAGATGCTCGGTCGTTTGCGAAAGACCAAGGCGTGACTGTCGTCGGGTCGGTTGGCGTTCTGTTGGCTGCAATCGATGCTGGGAAGATCGATGAAGCCACTGCTGACGAGTGGCTCTCGACGTGGATCGATGAGATCGGCTATTACGTTCCATACCGAACGATCTCAGAGTATCGATGACCATTTTTGTCGAAGTTCAAAACAACTGAAGAGCGGCAGCGCTGGGCTGATTCCTTTAAATAATCAGTTCGAGTTGGACGACTAACTGGAATAGGTGTCTCGACCCGAGTTTGAAGCGGGTCGAGTTCGTTGGTTCGGCTGAAATCGTGCATCCTGGCGGTCCTTTAGCCCGTGTAGTCTCAACTTCCCAGGCCCGAGATTTTGTATAGCGATATACAATATACATTCTACTGTAATGCGGAGTTCCGACGCTAAGAGACTCTAGACCCCCGAATTCTCCCGATGGCTCAAGTACAACAAGTGGTCCTGATTATGCCAATAATCACGACCACTTTGAAGTACCCCGACGCCGTCCGGTAAGCACGAATAATGCAATCGGCTCAGAACGGCGCTTCCCCCAGGGTAGAGCCGCCGAGACCGGTTTTCAAGTTTTTGTGGTTCCGCTCAGCTCCGTCGAAGAACAAGCGGAACCCAGCAGTTCGATATAGAACGAATGCCCTCAATCTATATGGAGATAGAGTGTGAACGGTACCATATGACCGAAGACGAATCGAACGCCAAGGGGCTGATGGAGCGCCAGACCA contains:
- a CDS encoding twitching motility protein PilT is translated as MTGDGIPPNPSVLNTTVLSNFAYLDQLWVVAGLSGICAVPVVREELENGVAAHPYLQSALDTLDDEIPVATISDTVANREAVVSGHLDPGEAQAFALADAHDGRLLTDDGDARSFAKDQGVTVVGSVGVLLAAIDAGKIDEATADEWLSTWIDEIGYYVPYRTISEYR